A region of Macaca thibetana thibetana isolate TM-01 chromosome 20, ASM2454274v1, whole genome shotgun sequence DNA encodes the following proteins:
- the DNASE1L2 gene encoding deoxyribonuclease-1-like 2 isoform X4 encodes MSGPRALLAALCALEAARATALRIGAFNIQSFGDSKVSDPACGSIIAKILAGYDLALVQEVRDPDLSAVSTLMEQINRVSEHEYSFVSSQPLGRDQYKEMYLFVYRKDAVSVVDTYQYPDPEDVFSREPFVVKFSAPGSAAQKLVLIPLHAAPHQAVAEIDALYDVYLDVIDKWGTDDMLFLGDFNADCSYVRAQDWAAIRLRSSEVFKWLIPDSADTTVGNSDCAYDRIVACGARLRRSLKPQSATVHDFQEEFGLDQTQALAISDHFPVEVTLKSHR; translated from the exons ATGAGCGGGCCCCGGGCCCTGCTGGCCGCGCTCTGTGCGCTGGAAGCCGCCAGGGCCACGGCGCTTCGCATCGGAGCCTTCAACATCCAGAGCTTCGGCGACAGCAAAGTGTCGGACCCGGCTTGCGGCAGCATCATCGCGAAG ATCCTGGCGGGTTATGACCTCGCACTGGTGCAGGAGGTGCGAGACCCAGACCTCAGCGCCGTGTCCACGCTCATGGAGCAGATCAACAG GGTGTCCGAGCACGAGTACAGCTTTGTGAGCAGCCAGCCCCTGGGCCGGGACCAGTATAAGGAGATGTACCTGTTTGTGTACAG GAAGGACGCGGTGTCTGTCGTGGACACATACCAGTACCCGGACCCCGAGGACGTCTTCAGCCGCGAGCCCTTCGTGGTCAAGTTCTCGGCCCCCGGCTCAG CAGCGCAGAAGCTGGTGCTGATCCCGCTGCACGCGGCGCCACATCAAGCCGTGGCGGAGATCGACGCGCTCTACGACGTGTATCTGGACGTGATTGACAAGTGGGGCACCGAC GACATGCTGTTCCTGGGGGACTTCAACGCCGACTGCAGCTATGTGCGGGCGCAGGACTGGGCTGCCATCCGCCTGAGAAGCAGTGAGGTCTTCAAGTGGCTCATCCCTGACAGCGCCGACACCACGGTGGGTAACTCAGATTGCGCCTACGACCGCATCGTGGCCTGCGGCGCCCGCCTGCGCCGAAGCCTGAAGCCCCAGTCGGCCACTGTGCACGACTTCCAGGAGGAATTCGGCCTGGACCAGACTCAG gCTCTCGCCATCAGCGACCACTTTCCGGTGGAGGTGACCCTCAAGTCCCACAGATGA
- the DNASE1L2 gene encoding deoxyribonuclease-1-like 2 isoform X1 — protein MSGPRALLAALCALEAARATALRIGAFNIQSFGDSKVSDPACGSIIAKILAGYDLALVQEVRDPDLSAVSTLMEQINRVSEHEYSFVSSQPLGRDQYKEMYLFVYRKDAVSVVDTYQYPDPEDVFSREPFVVKFSAPGSAAQKLVLIPLHAAPHQAVAEIDALYDVYLDVIDKWGTDDMLFLGDFNADCSYVRAQDWAAIRLRSSEVFKWLIPDSADTTVGNSDCAYDRIVACGARLRRSLKPQSATVHDFQEEFGLDQTQASGPWGGAGPGSPPPGRTQAAGRGRHPRGGHLSSPPCTRDHFQGP, from the exons ATGAGCGGGCCCCGGGCCCTGCTGGCCGCGCTCTGTGCGCTGGAAGCCGCCAGGGCCACGGCGCTTCGCATCGGAGCCTTCAACATCCAGAGCTTCGGCGACAGCAAAGTGTCGGACCCGGCTTGCGGCAGCATCATCGCGAAG ATCCTGGCGGGTTATGACCTCGCACTGGTGCAGGAGGTGCGAGACCCAGACCTCAGCGCCGTGTCCACGCTCATGGAGCAGATCAACAG GGTGTCCGAGCACGAGTACAGCTTTGTGAGCAGCCAGCCCCTGGGCCGGGACCAGTATAAGGAGATGTACCTGTTTGTGTACAG GAAGGACGCGGTGTCTGTCGTGGACACATACCAGTACCCGGACCCCGAGGACGTCTTCAGCCGCGAGCCCTTCGTGGTCAAGTTCTCGGCCCCCGGCTCAG CAGCGCAGAAGCTGGTGCTGATCCCGCTGCACGCGGCGCCACATCAAGCCGTGGCGGAGATCGACGCGCTCTACGACGTGTATCTGGACGTGATTGACAAGTGGGGCACCGAC GACATGCTGTTCCTGGGGGACTTCAACGCCGACTGCAGCTATGTGCGGGCGCAGGACTGGGCTGCCATCCGCCTGAGAAGCAGTGAGGTCTTCAAGTGGCTCATCCCTGACAGCGCCGACACCACGGTGGGTAACTCAGATTGCGCCTACGACCGCATCGTGGCCTGCGGCGCCCGCCTGCGCCGAAGCCTGAAGCCCCAGTCGGCCACTGTGCACGACTTCCAGGAGGAATTCGGCCTGGACCAGACTCAGGCGAGTGGGCCGTGGGGCGGCGCTGGTCCTGGGTCCCCACCGCCCGGGCGCACgcaggcagcagggaggggcCGGCACCCAAGGGGGGGCCACCTCAGCTCCCCTCCTTGCACCAGGGATCATTTCCAAGGACCCTGA
- the DNASE1L2 gene encoding deoxyribonuclease-1-like 2 isoform X5: MSGPRALLAALCALEAARATALRIGAFNIQSFGDSKVSDPACGSIIAKILAGYDLALVQEVRDPDLSAVSTLMEQINRVSEHEYSFVSSQPLGRDQYKEMYLFVYRKDAVSVVDTYQYPDPEDVFSREPFVVKFSAPGSAQKLVLIPLHAAPHQAVAEIDALYDVYLDVIDKWGTDDMLFLGDFNADCSYVRAQDWAAIRLRSSEVFKWLIPDSADTTVGNSDCAYDRIVACGARLRRSLKPQSATVHDFQEEFGLDQTQALAISDHFPVEVTLKSHR; the protein is encoded by the exons ATGAGCGGGCCCCGGGCCCTGCTGGCCGCGCTCTGTGCGCTGGAAGCCGCCAGGGCCACGGCGCTTCGCATCGGAGCCTTCAACATCCAGAGCTTCGGCGACAGCAAAGTGTCGGACCCGGCTTGCGGCAGCATCATCGCGAAG ATCCTGGCGGGTTATGACCTCGCACTGGTGCAGGAGGTGCGAGACCCAGACCTCAGCGCCGTGTCCACGCTCATGGAGCAGATCAACAG GGTGTCCGAGCACGAGTACAGCTTTGTGAGCAGCCAGCCCCTGGGCCGGGACCAGTATAAGGAGATGTACCTGTTTGTGTACAG GAAGGACGCGGTGTCTGTCGTGGACACATACCAGTACCCGGACCCCGAGGACGTCTTCAGCCGCGAGCCCTTCGTGGTCAAGTTCTCGGCCCCCGGCTCAG CGCAGAAGCTGGTGCTGATCCCGCTGCACGCGGCGCCACATCAAGCCGTGGCGGAGATCGACGCGCTCTACGACGTGTATCTGGACGTGATTGACAAGTGGGGCACCGAC GACATGCTGTTCCTGGGGGACTTCAACGCCGACTGCAGCTATGTGCGGGCGCAGGACTGGGCTGCCATCCGCCTGAGAAGCAGTGAGGTCTTCAAGTGGCTCATCCCTGACAGCGCCGACACCACGGTGGGTAACTCAGATTGCGCCTACGACCGCATCGTGGCCTGCGGCGCCCGCCTGCGCCGAAGCCTGAAGCCCCAGTCGGCCACTGTGCACGACTTCCAGGAGGAATTCGGCCTGGACCAGACTCAG gCTCTCGCCATCAGCGACCACTTTCCGGTGGAGGTGACCCTCAAGTCCCACAGATGA
- the DNASE1L2 gene encoding deoxyribonuclease-1-like 2 isoform X3 encodes MSGPRALLAALCALEAARATALRIGAFNIQSFGDSKVSDPACGSIIAKILAGYDLALVQEVRDPDLSAVSTLMEQINRVSEHEYSFVSSQPLGRDQYKEMYLFVYRKDAVSVVDTYQYPDPEDVFSREPFVVKFSAPGSAAQKLVLIPLHAAPHQAVAEIDALYDVYLDVIDKWGTDDWAAIRLRSSEVFKWLIPDSADTTVGNSDCAYDRIVACGARLRRSLKPQSATVHDFQEEFGLDQTQASGPWGGAGPGSPPPGRTQAAGRGRHPRGGHLSSPPCTRDHFQGP; translated from the exons ATGAGCGGGCCCCGGGCCCTGCTGGCCGCGCTCTGTGCGCTGGAAGCCGCCAGGGCCACGGCGCTTCGCATCGGAGCCTTCAACATCCAGAGCTTCGGCGACAGCAAAGTGTCGGACCCGGCTTGCGGCAGCATCATCGCGAAG ATCCTGGCGGGTTATGACCTCGCACTGGTGCAGGAGGTGCGAGACCCAGACCTCAGCGCCGTGTCCACGCTCATGGAGCAGATCAACAG GGTGTCCGAGCACGAGTACAGCTTTGTGAGCAGCCAGCCCCTGGGCCGGGACCAGTATAAGGAGATGTACCTGTTTGTGTACAG GAAGGACGCGGTGTCTGTCGTGGACACATACCAGTACCCGGACCCCGAGGACGTCTTCAGCCGCGAGCCCTTCGTGGTCAAGTTCTCGGCCCCCGGCTCAG CAGCGCAGAAGCTGGTGCTGATCCCGCTGCACGCGGCGCCACATCAAGCCGTGGCGGAGATCGACGCGCTCTACGACGTGTATCTGGACGTGATTGACAAGTGGGGCACCGAC GACTGGGCTGCCATCCGCCTGAGAAGCAGTGAGGTCTTCAAGTGGCTCATCCCTGACAGCGCCGACACCACGGTGGGTAACTCAGATTGCGCCTACGACCGCATCGTGGCCTGCGGCGCCCGCCTGCGCCGAAGCCTGAAGCCCCAGTCGGCCACTGTGCACGACTTCCAGGAGGAATTCGGCCTGGACCAGACTCAGGCGAGTGGGCCGTGGGGCGGCGCTGGTCCTGGGTCCCCACCGCCCGGGCGCACgcaggcagcagggaggggcCGGCACCCAAGGGGGGGCCACCTCAGCTCCCCTCCTTGCACCAGGGATCATTTCCAAGGACCCTGA
- the DNASE1L2 gene encoding deoxyribonuclease-1-like 2 isoform X2 — MSGPRALLAALCALEAARATALRIGAFNIQSFGDSKVSDPACGSIIAKILAGYDLALVQEVRDPDLSAVSTLMEQINRVSEHEYSFVSSQPLGRDQYKEMYLFVYRKDAVSVVDTYQYPDPEDVFSREPFVVKFSAPGSAQKLVLIPLHAAPHQAVAEIDALYDVYLDVIDKWGTDDMLFLGDFNADCSYVRAQDWAAIRLRSSEVFKWLIPDSADTTVGNSDCAYDRIVACGARLRRSLKPQSATVHDFQEEFGLDQTQASGPWGGAGPGSPPPGRTQAAGRGRHPRGGHLSSPPCTRDHFQGP; from the exons ATGAGCGGGCCCCGGGCCCTGCTGGCCGCGCTCTGTGCGCTGGAAGCCGCCAGGGCCACGGCGCTTCGCATCGGAGCCTTCAACATCCAGAGCTTCGGCGACAGCAAAGTGTCGGACCCGGCTTGCGGCAGCATCATCGCGAAG ATCCTGGCGGGTTATGACCTCGCACTGGTGCAGGAGGTGCGAGACCCAGACCTCAGCGCCGTGTCCACGCTCATGGAGCAGATCAACAG GGTGTCCGAGCACGAGTACAGCTTTGTGAGCAGCCAGCCCCTGGGCCGGGACCAGTATAAGGAGATGTACCTGTTTGTGTACAG GAAGGACGCGGTGTCTGTCGTGGACACATACCAGTACCCGGACCCCGAGGACGTCTTCAGCCGCGAGCCCTTCGTGGTCAAGTTCTCGGCCCCCGGCTCAG CGCAGAAGCTGGTGCTGATCCCGCTGCACGCGGCGCCACATCAAGCCGTGGCGGAGATCGACGCGCTCTACGACGTGTATCTGGACGTGATTGACAAGTGGGGCACCGAC GACATGCTGTTCCTGGGGGACTTCAACGCCGACTGCAGCTATGTGCGGGCGCAGGACTGGGCTGCCATCCGCCTGAGAAGCAGTGAGGTCTTCAAGTGGCTCATCCCTGACAGCGCCGACACCACGGTGGGTAACTCAGATTGCGCCTACGACCGCATCGTGGCCTGCGGCGCCCGCCTGCGCCGAAGCCTGAAGCCCCAGTCGGCCACTGTGCACGACTTCCAGGAGGAATTCGGCCTGGACCAGACTCAGGCGAGTGGGCCGTGGGGCGGCGCTGGTCCTGGGTCCCCACCGCCCGGGCGCACgcaggcagcagggaggggcCGGCACCCAAGGGGGGGCCACCTCAGCTCCCCTCCTTGCACCAGGGATCATTTCCAAGGACCCTGA